In Pseudomonas sp. MYb327, one DNA window encodes the following:
- a CDS encoding ATP-binding protein, with amino-acid sequence MPMSFSLTQMILISAAYLAVLFGVAWISERGMIPRAIIRHPLTYTLSLGVYASAWAFYGTVGLAYQYGYGFLSSYLGVSGAFLLAPVLLYPILKITRTYQLSSLADLFAFRFRSTWAGALTTIFMLVGVLPLLALQIQAVADSIGILTREPVQHRVALSFCALITLFTIFFGSRHIATREKHEGLVFAIAFESVIKLIALGGVGLYALYGVFDGPQQLELWLLQNQTALAALHTPLQEGPWRTLLLVFFASAIVMPHMYHMTFTENLNPRSLVSASWGLPLFLLLMSLAVPLILWAGLKLGATTNPEYFTLGIGIAANSKALALLAYVGGLSAASGLIIVTTLALSGMALNHLVLPLYQPPAEGNIYRWLKWTRRALIVAIIMAGYGFYLLLGAEQDLANLGIVAFVATLQFLPGVLSVLYWPTANRRGFIAGLLAGILVWLVTMLLPLVGNLQGFYIPLLNMIYVLDDTSWHMAAIASLAANVLMFTLISLFTNASTEEASAAEACAVDNVRRPQRRELHAASPQEFATQLAKPLGAKAAQKEVEQALRDLYLPFDERRPYALRRLRDRIEANLSGLMGPSVAQDMVETFLPYKAGGENYVTEDIHFIESRLEDYHSRLTGLAAELDALRRYHRQTLQELPMGVCSLAKDQEILMWNKAMEELTGIAAQRVVGSRLSTIADPWKALLQGFINVPDEHLHKQHLALDGQTRWLNLHKAAIDEPLAPGNSGLVLLVEDLTETQMLEDKLVHSERLASIGRLAAGVAHEIGNPITGIACLAQNLREEREEDGELTEISGQILEQTKRVSRIVQSLMSFAHAGSHQHSDEPVCLAEVAQDAIGLLALNRRNFEVQFYNLCDPDHWVEGDPQRLAQVLINLLSNARDASPPGSAVRVKSEAGEHTVDLIVEDEGSGIPSSIMDRLFEPFFTTKDPGEGTGLGLALVYSIVEEHYGQITIDSPADVQSQRGTRIRVTLPRHVEATSAVN; translated from the coding sequence ATGCCGATGAGCTTTAGCCTGACCCAGATGATCCTGATCAGCGCCGCGTACCTGGCGGTGCTGTTCGGTGTGGCCTGGATCAGTGAACGGGGCATGATTCCCCGGGCGATCATTCGCCACCCGCTCACCTACACCCTGTCGCTGGGGGTCTATGCCAGTGCGTGGGCGTTTTACGGCACGGTTGGACTGGCGTATCAGTACGGCTACGGCTTCTTGTCCAGTTACCTGGGCGTCTCAGGAGCGTTTCTGCTGGCGCCGGTGTTGCTGTATCCGATCCTGAAAATCACTCGCACGTATCAGCTATCGTCCCTGGCGGATTTGTTCGCGTTCCGTTTCCGCAGTACCTGGGCCGGTGCGCTGACGACGATTTTCATGCTGGTCGGCGTACTGCCGCTGTTGGCGTTGCAGATTCAGGCAGTGGCCGACTCCATCGGCATCCTCACCCGCGAGCCCGTGCAACACCGCGTGGCGCTGAGCTTCTGCGCGCTGATCACGCTGTTCACGATTTTCTTCGGCTCCCGCCACATCGCCACCCGCGAGAAACACGAAGGCCTGGTGTTCGCGATTGCCTTCGAGTCGGTGATCAAGCTGATCGCCCTTGGAGGTGTCGGACTGTATGCGTTGTACGGCGTGTTCGACGGCCCGCAACAGCTGGAACTGTGGTTGCTGCAAAACCAGACCGCCCTTGCTGCATTGCATACGCCATTGCAGGAAGGCCCATGGCGAACCTTGCTGCTGGTGTTCTTCGCCTCAGCGATCGTAATGCCGCACATGTACCACATGACCTTCACCGAAAACCTCAACCCGCGCTCGCTGGTCAGCGCCAGCTGGGGTTTGCCGCTGTTCCTCCTGCTAATGAGCCTGGCGGTGCCGCTGATTCTCTGGGCCGGCCTGAAACTCGGAGCCACCACCAATCCGGAGTACTTCACGCTGGGCATCGGCATCGCCGCCAACAGCAAGGCCTTGGCGTTGCTGGCTTATGTCGGCGGTTTGTCTGCCGCCAGCGGCCTGATAATCGTCACCACCCTGGCGCTGTCGGGGATGGCCCTGAATCACCTGGTATTGCCGCTGTATCAGCCACCCGCGGAAGGCAATATTTACCGTTGGCTGAAATGGACACGCCGGGCGCTGATCGTAGCGATCATCATGGCCGGTTATGGTTTCTATCTTCTGTTGGGTGCGGAACAGGATCTTGCCAACCTCGGCATCGTCGCCTTCGTTGCTACGTTGCAGTTCTTGCCCGGCGTGCTGTCGGTTCTCTACTGGCCGACCGCCAACCGTCGGGGCTTCATCGCAGGGTTGCTCGCGGGGATTCTGGTGTGGCTGGTGACCATGCTCCTGCCGCTGGTCGGCAATCTGCAGGGCTTCTACATTCCGCTGTTGAACATGATCTACGTGCTGGACGACACCAGTTGGCACATGGCAGCGATCGCTTCGTTGGCCGCCAACGTGCTGATGTTCACCCTGATTTCGCTGTTCACCAATGCCAGCACCGAGGAAGCCAGCGCCGCCGAAGCCTGCGCGGTGGACAACGTGCGTCGCCCGCAACGTCGCGAACTGCACGCCGCCTCGCCCCAGGAGTTCGCCACGCAACTGGCCAAACCCTTGGGTGCCAAGGCTGCACAGAAAGAAGTCGAGCAAGCCCTGCGCGATCTCTACCTGCCATTTGACGAGCGCCGGCCTTATGCCTTGCGCCGCTTGCGTGACCGTATCGAGGCCAACCTCTCCGGCCTGATGGGCCCGAGTGTCGCCCAGGACATGGTCGAGACGTTCCTGCCTTATAAGGCAGGCGGCGAAAACTATGTCACCGAAGACATTCACTTCATTGAAAGCCGCCTCGAGGATTACCACTCGCGCCTCACCGGCCTCGCTGCCGAACTTGATGCCCTGCGCCGCTATCACCGCCAGACCCTGCAAGAATTACCGATGGGCGTCTGCTCGCTGGCCAAGGATCAGGAAATCCTCATGTGGAACAAAGCCATGGAGGAGCTCACCGGGATCGCCGCACAGCGTGTGGTCGGTTCGCGCCTGAGCACCATTGCCGACCCGTGGAAAGCCCTGCTGCAAGGTTTTATCAACGTGCCGGACGAACATTTACACAAACAGCACCTGGCCCTGGACGGCCAGACCCGTTGGCTGAACCTGCACAAAGCCGCGATCGATGAACCGCTCGCGCCGGGAAACAGCGGCCTGGTGCTGCTGGTGGAAGACCTGACCGAAACGCAGATGCTCGAAGACAAGCTGGTGCACTCCGAGCGACTAGCCAGCATTGGTCGACTGGCGGCGGGCGTGGCCCACGAAATCGGCAACCCGATAACCGGCATCGCCTGCCTGGCGCAAAACCTGCGCGAAGAGCGCGAAGAGGACGGCGAACTCACGGAAATCAGCGGACAGATTCTCGAGCAGACCAAACGTGTGTCGCGCATCGTGCAATCGCTGATGAGCTTCGCCCATGCCGGCAGCCATCAGCACAGCGACGAGCCCGTCTGTCTGGCCGAAGTCGCCCAGGATGCCATCGGCCTGCTGGCCCTGAACCGACGCAATTTCGAAGTGCAGTTCTACAACCTGTGTGATCCCGATCACTGGGTCGAAGGCGATCCGCAGCGGCTCGCCCAGGTACTGATCAATCTGCTCTCAAACGCCCGCGACGCCTCGCCTCCCGGCAGTGCGGTGCGGGTCAAGAGCGAAGCCGGCGAGCACACGGTCGATCTGATCGTGGAAGACGAAGGCAGCGGTATTCCCTCGAGCATCATGGACCGATTGTTCGAACCCTTCTTCACCACCAAGGACCCTGGTGAAGGCACCGGTCTGGGCCTTGCACTGGTCTATTCCATCGTTGAAGAGCATTATGGACAAATCACCATCGACAGCCCGGCTGATGTTCAGAGCCAACGCGGCACCCGTATCCGGGTGACATTACCGCGTCATGTCGAAGCGACGTCCGCTGTGAACTGA